In Brevibacterium pigmentatum, the sequence GTCCCGTCGGCGTCGTCGGAGCCGTCGGCCCCTGGAACTGGCCGATGATGATCTCCGTGTGGCAGTTCGCGCCTTCACTGAAGATGGGAAACACCGTCGTCCTCAAACCCTCGGAGTACACGCCGCTGTCCGTGCAGGCGCTCGTGGCTGTGGTCAACCAGGTGCTGCCGGCCGATGTGCTTGCTGTCGTGCCCGGCGACGGAGCGGTCGGCGCCGCCCTGACCAGCCACGCAGACGTCGACAAGATCATGTTCACCGGATCGACGAAGACCGGGCAGGCGATCATGCGCACCGCTGCGGACAACCTCGCCCGTATCACTCTCGAACTTGGTGGAAACGACGCCGGCATCGTCCTCGACGATGCCGATCCGGCCCAGATCGCCGGCGACCTGTTCTGGGGCGCGTTCATCAACACCGGGCAGACCTGCGCTGCGATGAAGAGGCTCTACGTTCCCGAATCGCTCTACGATCAGGTCTGCCAAGCCCTCGTCGAGGTGGCTGGACAGTCCCCGATGGGCGTGGGGTTGGAAGAGGAGAACGTGCTGGGACCGCTGCAGAACAAGCAGCAGTACGACATCGTCGCGCGCCTCGTCGAGGCGGCAAAGGACGGGGGAGCGCGCGTGCTCATGGGCGGCGACCCAGTCGCCGATCAGCCCGGCTACTTCTACCCGACGACCCTTGTCGCCGATATCGACAACGACAACCCGCTTGTGGCCGAGGAGCAGTTCGGGCCGGTGCTGCCGATCATCAAATACACCGATCTCGACCAGGCCATCGAATGGGCCAACGAGCTCGAAGTCGGCCTCGGATCGTCGGTGTGGGGCACAGACCTCGACGCCTGCCGTCAGGTTGCGGCTCGACTCGAGGCGGGAACCACGTGGATCAACAAGCATGGTGCCGTCGACCCCCGAGTGCCGTTCGGCGGGGTGAAGAAGTCCGGCTTCGGCCTCGAGTTCGGACTCGAGGGCCTCAAGCACGTGAGCGTCCCCCAAGTCATCTCCTGGTAATTACTACCCGACGGTGGCCCAGCAACCTCGCGCGAGGTTGCTGGGCCACCGTCAGGTAGCACGGAGGGTATTCTCCAGTGCCGGGTTCTCAGCTGATCGTTGCTCCGTGGAGGA encodes:
- a CDS encoding aldehyde dehydrogenase family protein; the encoded protein is MTTDTAVTDFSTTAAILAAIEDPSGREIHDPATGEVVGRTGEGSPADIDAAVAAAHRAQPAWAARTSQERSELLGKAADAIEASAEALAELLSREQGKPLNGPNARFEVGACAAWLRANAAFELEPEVLVDDGETHAELHYRPVGVVGAVGPWNWPMMISVWQFAPSLKMGNTVVLKPSEYTPLSVQALVAVVNQVLPADVLAVVPGDGAVGAALTSHADVDKIMFTGSTKTGQAIMRTAADNLARITLELGGNDAGIVLDDADPAQIAGDLFWGAFINTGQTCAAMKRLYVPESLYDQVCQALVEVAGQSPMGVGLEEENVLGPLQNKQQYDIVARLVEAAKDGGARVLMGGDPVADQPGYFYPTTLVADIDNDNPLVAEEQFGPVLPIIKYTDLDQAIEWANELEVGLGSSVWGTDLDACRQVAARLEAGTTWINKHGAVDPRVPFGGVKKSGFGLEFGLEGLKHVSVPQVISW